One region of Polynucleobacter sp. MWH-Aus1W21 genomic DNA includes:
- a CDS encoding MATE family efflux transporter — translation MLHFKLSRLREDIPSLLKLAGPLLIGQLAVIAFGVLDTAMTARYSADDLAALAMASAIFISIYVGLTGVISALAPIAGQLFGAKRFSEIGEEVRQATWLALGLSVLGCFILLNADHLLAISQMNAAIEGKAKLYLNILAIGLPASMGMRVLMALHNAVSRPTVITVAQIIGLALKLPLNLLFIYGGFGIEGMGGPGCAVATVIINWSWLIMTLGFVLFDRFYRPFKIFVRFSMPNWHRIWTLLKLGAPIGFSYLIEVTSFTFMSLFIARLGTTALAGHQIVANMGTVIYMVPLSLSIATMTLVSQSIGANKPERAEEIGWSSVFFTTSLCITIGIAVWILRVQLLDLYDPPAEVKAFSIPLFLFIAFYQVFDALQITAAFILRAYRIAFLPMVIYAGSLWGVGLGGGYLMGFNVLGNTPALLQGANGFWAGNSLSLALAACFLLYLFRRTAERYERTHPPIET, via the coding sequence GTGCTGCACTTTAAGTTATCGCGCCTGCGCGAGGATATCCCCTCCTTACTAAAACTGGCCGGGCCTTTGCTCATAGGGCAACTAGCTGTTATTGCATTTGGCGTACTAGACACAGCAATGACAGCACGCTACTCTGCAGACGACTTAGCAGCGCTCGCCATGGCTTCAGCCATCTTCATTAGCATTTACGTTGGTCTCACCGGGGTCATCTCTGCGCTTGCACCAATCGCTGGTCAATTATTTGGCGCCAAGCGATTTTCAGAAATCGGTGAAGAAGTTCGTCAAGCAACATGGCTAGCTTTAGGATTAAGTGTTTTAGGTTGTTTCATTTTGCTGAACGCAGATCATTTGCTTGCGATCTCACAAATGAATGCTGCGATTGAGGGCAAGGCAAAGCTATATCTCAATATTTTGGCAATCGGCCTACCTGCCAGCATGGGAATGCGCGTCCTGATGGCGCTTCACAATGCAGTGTCGCGCCCTACCGTAATTACAGTAGCTCAAATCATCGGTTTAGCACTTAAGTTACCCCTCAATCTGCTCTTTATTTATGGCGGCTTTGGCATTGAGGGTATGGGTGGCCCTGGTTGCGCAGTTGCCACAGTAATCATCAACTGGTCATGGCTAATAATGACTTTAGGATTTGTTCTGTTTGATCGCTTTTATAGACCCTTTAAGATCTTTGTGCGCTTTAGTATGCCTAACTGGCACAGGATTTGGACTTTACTAAAGCTCGGCGCACCAATTGGCTTTAGCTACTTAATTGAAGTGACTTCATTCACCTTCATGTCTCTATTTATCGCCCGCCTTGGAACTACTGCATTGGCAGGCCATCAAATTGTGGCAAATATGGGAACCGTCATTTATATGGTGCCACTCTCCCTCTCGATTGCAACGATGACACTAGTATCTCAGTCCATTGGTGCAAATAAACCTGAGCGCGCTGAAGAGATAGGTTGGTCTTCAGTCTTTTTCACCACCTCACTTTGCATCACCATTGGTATTGCTGTGTGGATCCTGAGGGTTCAACTACTCGATTTATATGATCCGCCGGCGGAAGTGAAGGCATTCTCAATCCCCCTCTTCTTATTCATTGCGTTTTATCAAGTGTTTGATGCATTACAAATTACAGCGGCTTTTATTCTGCGAGCTTACCGAATTGCGTTTTTGCCAATGGTGATCTACGCTGGCTCGCTCTGGGGTGTCGGTCTTGGAGGAGGTTATCTCATGGGCTTTAATGTATTGGGTAATACACCTGCCCTCTTGCAAGGCGCCAATGGTTTCTGGGCTGGCAACAGCCTCAGTCTGGCATTGGCTGCGTGCTTTTTGCTCTACCTCTTTAGAAGAACGGCAGAGCGCTACGAAAGAACGCACCCGCCCATTGAAACCTAG
- a CDS encoding glycosyltransferase family 39 protein: MVKLTAAATKSIPRIIIFALTLVYGFAGLFFRDPWKNEDAIGFGGMWTLFRGDSIDWIVPHLAGRDISLGTPLPYWMGATLIKWFGPLIGAANAARLYSAICFFAAALAIWYATYLLGRRREVQPMALAVGGQPDLKSYGMTMADGALLIFLACVGLAQRAHETTPMMAQLMGISIVLYGTVRGLDKPWQGGLWTGLGIAIVVLSSNLTLSLIIVSSTIIAVIASNARLRFRWTLTSTVLGLIGFAIWPLVWYLTDLPPNWRHIAEDGWRNMPEMGTTPSIESLGFLSVNFWAYAWPVWPLAIVSLAHWGRVKEAGAWRAPHLCIPLSLFIGSLFYVLFRLEANEHDLMILIPSLSIIAAFSLPVLKRSVISFIDWFAMFSFTLIALAIWIIWLAKVTGFPESTAANVARLLPGFESQFNILGFIVALAITGVWLAVVRWRTSRAPKEIWRCLIISASGTTLMWVLLMTLWLPTINYAKTYRHVSARLAQMVPSGSGCIDTSNLGFAQLASFEYFSKLKLRDDPNCPWMLTHSPSEAKAYAQLNNKKLILVWEDRRAADRDERLRLYEVISE, encoded by the coding sequence ATGGTCAAACTTACCGCCGCTGCCACTAAATCCATTCCGCGCATTATTATTTTTGCGCTGACATTGGTTTATGGTTTTGCTGGACTCTTCTTTCGGGATCCCTGGAAAAACGAAGACGCCATTGGCTTTGGTGGAATGTGGACGCTCTTTCGCGGCGACTCTATCGACTGGATCGTTCCGCATCTAGCTGGTCGCGATATCTCGCTTGGCACACCACTACCCTACTGGATGGGCGCGACCCTCATCAAATGGTTTGGCCCACTCATTGGTGCTGCCAATGCTGCCCGTTTGTATTCGGCAATTTGCTTCTTTGCTGCGGCACTAGCCATTTGGTATGCAACCTATTTATTAGGTCGTCGCCGCGAAGTCCAACCAATGGCCCTAGCTGTTGGTGGTCAACCTGATTTGAAGAGTTACGGCATGACCATGGCCGACGGCGCTTTACTCATCTTCTTAGCTTGCGTAGGTCTTGCTCAACGCGCCCATGAAACCACGCCGATGATGGCGCAATTGATGGGCATTAGCATTGTGCTTTATGGCACTGTGCGCGGCTTAGACAAACCATGGCAAGGCGGCTTATGGACTGGTCTTGGTATTGCTATTGTTGTCCTATCAAGCAACCTCACCCTCAGTCTAATCATTGTTAGCTCGACCATTATTGCAGTCATTGCCAGCAACGCAAGGTTGCGCTTTCGCTGGACACTGACCAGCACCGTCTTGGGTTTAATTGGTTTTGCGATTTGGCCGTTAGTTTGGTATTTAACTGACCTACCTCCAAATTGGCGTCACATTGCCGAGGATGGTTGGCGCAATATGCCTGAAATGGGCACCACACCCTCAATTGAGTCTTTGGGATTCTTGAGTGTGAACTTCTGGGCTTATGCCTGGCCTGTGTGGCCCCTAGCAATTGTTTCGCTGGCCCACTGGGGCCGAGTTAAAGAAGCGGGTGCATGGCGCGCACCGCACCTTTGCATTCCACTGAGCTTATTTATTGGTAGCTTATTTTATGTTTTGTTCCGCCTTGAAGCAAACGAGCATGATTTAATGATTTTGATTCCAAGTCTTTCCATCATTGCTGCTTTTAGTCTGCCCGTTCTAAAGCGAAGCGTTATTAGTTTTATTGATTGGTTTGCAATGTTTAGCTTTACGCTCATTGCTCTAGCTATTTGGATTATTTGGCTAGCAAAAGTCACTGGCTTTCCAGAATCCACTGCAGCTAATGTTGCACGCCTACTCCCTGGTTTCGAAAGCCAATTTAATATTTTGGGATTCATTGTGGCGCTTGCAATTACCGGCGTATGGCTTGCCGTTGTTCGCTGGAGAACTTCACGCGCCCCAAAAGAGATTTGGCGCTGCCTGATTATCTCGGCATCAGGCACAACACTCATGTGGGTCTTGTTAATGACCCTCTGGTTACCAACTATTAACTACGCCAAAACCTATCGTCATGTTTCTGCGCGTTTAGCGCAAATGGTCCCATCAGGGAGTGGCTGCATTGATACGAGTAACCTCGGTTTTGCACAGCTTGCTTCTTTTGAATACTTCTCCAAACTCAAATTGCGTGATGATCCAAACTGCCCTTGGATGCTGACCCATAGCCCATCTGAGGCAAAAGCTTACGCGCAACTAAACAATAAAAAACTCATCCTAGTTTGGGAAGATCGTCGTGCTGCTGACCGCGACGAGCGACTGCGTCTTTACGAAGTCATCTCAGAGTAA
- a CDS encoding type B 50S ribosomal protein L31 — translation MKPGIHPEYREIVFVDVSNNFSFKTRSTMATKETIKWEDGNEYPLAKIETSSESHPFYTGTQKIMDTAGRVEKFRQKFGTKAVAKASGDGAAKTAEKKAAAAEAKAAEKPAKKKA, via the coding sequence ATGAAACCTGGCATTCACCCCGAATATCGTGAAATCGTCTTTGTAGACGTTTCTAATAACTTCAGCTTCAAGACTCGCTCCACAATGGCTACTAAAGAAACCATTAAGTGGGAAGATGGCAATGAATATCCATTGGCCAAGATTGAGACTTCATCTGAATCACACCCTTTCTACACTGGCACCCAGAAAATCATGGATACCGCTGGTCGTGTTGAGAAATTCCGTCAGAAATTTGGTACCAAGGCTGTTGCTAAGGCATCTGGTGATGGCGCTGCTAAAACAGCTGAGAAAAAAGCTGCTGCTGCAGAAGCTAAAGCTGCTGAAAAGCCAGCTAAGAAGAAGGCTTAA
- the rho gene encoding transcription termination factor Rho: MQLTELKGLHVSALLEMAASLEIENTQRMRKQELMFAILKKRAKAGETVFGDGTLEVLPDGFGFLRSPEASYMASPDDIYISPAQIRRFNLHTGDSVEGEVRTPKDGERYFALVKVDKINGLAPEALKNRIMFENLTPLHPNRVISLERDIKAEENLTGRIIDMISPIGYGQRGLIVASPKSGKTVMMQHIAHAISANNPDAILIVLLVDERPEEVTEMQRSVRGEVVASTFDEPAVRHVQVAEMVIEKAKRLVEMGKDVIILLDSITRLARAYNTVVPSSGKVLSGGVDANALQRPKRFFGAARNIEEGGSLTIIATALIETGSRMDDLIYEEFKGTGNMEVHLERRLAERRVYPSINLNKSGTRREELLVKAENLQKIWVLRKLLADMDDIEAMNFIVDKLKSTKNNGEFFDLMRRGG, encoded by the coding sequence ATGCAATTAACTGAACTCAAAGGCCTCCACGTATCCGCTCTGCTCGAAATGGCAGCCAGCTTGGAGATTGAAAATACACAACGCATGCGCAAACAAGAATTGATGTTTGCCATTCTGAAAAAACGTGCGAAGGCTGGTGAAACAGTGTTCGGCGACGGCACTTTGGAAGTTTTGCCTGACGGCTTTGGTTTCTTGCGCTCACCTGAAGCCTCTTACATGGCTTCTCCGGATGACATCTACATCTCTCCTGCGCAGATCCGTCGCTTTAACTTACACACTGGTGACAGCGTTGAGGGTGAAGTACGAACACCTAAAGATGGTGAGCGTTACTTTGCACTGGTAAAGGTAGACAAGATCAATGGTTTAGCTCCAGAAGCCCTCAAGAACCGCATCATGTTCGAGAACTTAACGCCTTTGCATCCGAACCGCGTTATCAGTCTAGAGCGTGATATCAAGGCTGAAGAGAACCTCACTGGCCGCATCATCGACATGATCTCCCCTATTGGTTACGGTCAACGTGGCTTGATCGTAGCTTCTCCAAAATCCGGTAAGACTGTGATGATGCAGCACATTGCGCACGCAATCTCTGCAAACAATCCTGATGCCATCCTCATCGTATTACTTGTTGACGAGCGCCCTGAAGAAGTTACTGAAATGCAACGCTCCGTTCGCGGCGAAGTCGTTGCATCAACTTTTGATGAGCCAGCAGTGCGTCACGTTCAAGTTGCCGAGATGGTGATTGAAAAAGCAAAACGTTTAGTAGAGATGGGTAAAGATGTAATCATCTTGCTTGACTCGATTACTCGTCTTGCTCGTGCATACAACACGGTTGTTCCTTCATCAGGAAAAGTACTCTCTGGTGGTGTGGATGCAAACGCATTGCAACGTCCTAAGCGCTTCTTCGGTGCGGCACGCAATATTGAAGAAGGTGGCTCATTGACCATCATCGCTACCGCCCTGATTGAAACGGGCAGCCGTATGGATGACCTCATCTATGAAGAGTTCAAAGGTACTGGCAATATGGAAGTTCACCTTGAGCGTCGCCTGGCTGAACGTCGTGTTTACCCATCCATCAATCTCAATAAGTCCGGTACCCGCCGTGAGGAGCTCTTGGTTAAAGCTGAGAACCTCCAGAAGATCTGGGTATTACGTAAATTGCTGGCTGATATGGATGATATTGAGGCGATGAACTTTATCGTGGATAAACTCAAATCCACCAAAAATAATGGCGAATTCTTCGACCTAATGCGTCGCGGAGGCTAA
- the trxA gene encoding thioredoxin TrxA gives MSAGIKYVTDASFEQDVLKSDKPVLLDFWAEWCGPCKMIGPILEELAGEYGDKLQIAKMNVDENQGVPAQFNIRGIPTLILFKNGTVAAQKVGALAKSQLTAFIDSHL, from the coding sequence ATGAGTGCCGGCATTAAATATGTAACTGACGCCTCTTTCGAACAAGACGTCCTCAAGTCCGATAAACCTGTTCTGCTCGACTTCTGGGCTGAGTGGTGTGGTCCTTGCAAAATGATTGGTCCGATCCTGGAAGAGCTCGCTGGTGAATACGGCGATAAGCTACAGATCGCAAAAATGAACGTGGATGAGAACCAAGGCGTTCCTGCCCAGTTCAATATTCGCGGCATCCCGACCTTGATCCTATTCAAAAATGGCACTGTAGCTGCTCAAAAAGTAGGCGCTTTGGCCAAATCCCAGTTGACTGCATTTATTGATAGTCATCTGTAA
- a CDS encoding PD-(D/E)XK nuclease family protein gives MPQPFPTISDQKQPLAWAITPDGQALDQLAAGIWDCAIQTNQRPLVVLSTAGPLIGVRAALEKNRPKDLPSSIAFLPQVISFTDWLEAAPGAWKFPKKQADLERWLSVYINLRKHPKLKAWFKAESEAGAWGLAQAVVDACDALSELVVPQLQGELNTLLETHSIDTEAWLKKVELVLDQAVAKAYVGLSRNVVDEESAVLLTFWRYLTSIGDPIIRKHLAMAAHLQVAKETAKNNPGAVRSFIWVQTADPKPVEQELIDRYLGEYAQYAPVFRVNLDWQAVALWPEALCGQDAEGNIVIADAAQEQQIERNINSSRHEGWRLLAARRFEELAWVAAKTIESHLVAKKKNIALVAQDRLAARRARALLSRLGNSLRIRDETGWKLSTTRAAAAFDSMLELIRAPKEGPSASVLLEFLQNPYFDLAHSLQLSPEVCDGLIAQLEDILLASQVKSGWETFLAAIDKANGYASTHGGSPNEQLIELIRFAKKLHAAWQSPLLECSGAYAQLQKSLEDAGMAKRLEKDAAGKQLLEVLKRFDLSGGPYQDLKMRLPEWLSLLKTVIEEASYEEAGKEAEATLSILPLSSTRLREFDAVVVVGCDEQQLPAFSEPPLFFSDALNRYLKSSTITAQYIQQARDLSQLLVSCKNVDLIWQSKSKSGEPLRPSAWIQRLQAALKKKMPWEVVEAKLKPFEGQSQPIQKSVTTADQDLKIPTTVSPSAYKALRECPYRYYVSNLLGLRKAKEFEEGFDASLAGQTLHALLKNFFQALKTEENKSHSTIHGGADARRQWMIDHLMKFSEKEFEKLIAGDARILGTLRDWQKQIPSFVDWQLKRESEGWRYHDAELSIGFNLSITDPNGIKRDIRIAGRADRFDIHESDASAAAVIDYKNQKIKKITQRAESILDDPQLLIYARGASENPVEARIPGRGVEQAEWVTLRADLKDAEKIVRVHPVEDMPAVMAEFSEQVVKDLNDLWARKPMTAFAPDSVCQYCEARGICRKGMW, from the coding sequence ATGCCTCAGCCTTTCCCAACCATTTCTGACCAAAAGCAGCCACTAGCTTGGGCAATTACGCCCGACGGCCAGGCCCTTGACCAATTGGCGGCAGGTATATGGGATTGTGCAATCCAAACGAATCAGCGCCCCTTGGTAGTCCTCAGTACTGCTGGCCCGCTTATTGGGGTGAGAGCAGCCTTGGAGAAAAATCGACCCAAAGACTTACCAAGCAGTATTGCCTTCTTGCCTCAGGTCATTAGTTTTACGGATTGGCTAGAAGCAGCACCCGGCGCATGGAAATTTCCAAAGAAGCAAGCAGATTTGGAAAGATGGTTATCGGTTTACATCAATCTTCGCAAACATCCCAAACTCAAAGCATGGTTTAAAGCTGAAAGCGAAGCGGGAGCATGGGGATTGGCTCAAGCAGTTGTTGATGCATGTGATGCCTTGTCTGAATTAGTGGTCCCCCAGTTGCAAGGCGAGCTCAATACCTTGCTAGAGACGCACTCGATAGATACTGAAGCTTGGCTTAAAAAAGTGGAGCTTGTACTAGATCAGGCGGTTGCAAAAGCTTACGTAGGTCTATCACGTAATGTCGTAGATGAAGAGTCTGCTGTCCTCTTAACATTCTGGCGCTACCTCACCAGCATTGGCGATCCTATTATTCGTAAGCATTTGGCCATGGCTGCTCATCTGCAAGTAGCAAAAGAAACTGCAAAAAATAATCCTGGCGCAGTACGCTCATTTATTTGGGTGCAAACTGCTGACCCAAAACCTGTAGAGCAAGAGTTAATCGATCGTTACCTTGGTGAGTACGCTCAATATGCGCCAGTATTCCGCGTCAATCTTGATTGGCAAGCCGTTGCTCTATGGCCTGAGGCACTGTGCGGACAAGATGCTGAGGGCAATATCGTTATTGCAGATGCAGCACAAGAGCAGCAAATTGAACGCAATATCAACTCTAGTCGTCATGAAGGCTGGCGCTTACTAGCCGCAAGACGTTTTGAAGAGTTGGCATGGGTTGCGGCAAAAACTATCGAGTCGCATTTAGTTGCGAAGAAGAAAAATATTGCGCTAGTAGCGCAAGATCGTTTGGCGGCACGCCGTGCACGTGCGTTGTTAAGTCGTCTTGGAAACTCTCTTCGTATTCGTGATGAAACAGGTTGGAAGTTATCCACTACTCGAGCTGCAGCAGCATTTGATAGTATGCTAGAGTTGATTCGCGCTCCTAAGGAAGGGCCTAGCGCAAGTGTCTTGCTCGAGTTTTTGCAAAATCCGTATTTTGATTTAGCGCATAGCTTGCAATTGAGTCCCGAGGTTTGCGATGGTCTCATTGCGCAACTCGAAGATATTTTGCTTGCCAGTCAAGTAAAATCTGGTTGGGAAACCTTTCTTGCTGCTATTGATAAGGCGAATGGATATGCCAGTACTCATGGGGGCTCGCCCAATGAGCAGCTCATCGAATTAATCCGCTTTGCTAAAAAACTGCATGCGGCTTGGCAGTCACCGCTTTTGGAGTGCTCAGGCGCCTATGCCCAACTACAAAAGAGCCTTGAAGATGCTGGCATGGCAAAGCGACTTGAAAAAGATGCTGCCGGTAAGCAACTGTTAGAGGTTCTCAAACGCTTTGACCTGAGTGGTGGACCATACCAAGATCTGAAGATGAGATTACCAGAGTGGTTGAGTCTTCTTAAAACGGTGATCGAAGAAGCTTCTTATGAGGAGGCTGGCAAAGAAGCGGAGGCTACCTTGAGTATTTTGCCTCTCAGTTCAACACGCCTGCGTGAGTTTGATGCCGTGGTGGTTGTGGGTTGCGACGAACAACAACTACCTGCTTTTTCTGAGCCGCCATTGTTTTTTTCAGATGCACTCAATCGCTATCTCAAGTCATCCACTATTACAGCGCAATACATTCAGCAAGCTCGAGATCTTTCTCAGCTGCTGGTTTCTTGTAAGAACGTAGATTTAATTTGGCAAAGCAAGAGTAAAAGTGGCGAACCCTTAAGGCCATCAGCTTGGATTCAACGCCTACAAGCTGCGCTCAAAAAGAAAATGCCATGGGAAGTAGTGGAGGCAAAACTCAAGCCATTTGAAGGGCAATCACAGCCTATTCAAAAATCGGTAACTACTGCCGATCAGGATTTGAAAATCCCAACTACGGTTTCACCCAGTGCCTATAAGGCTTTAAGAGAGTGTCCTTATCGCTACTATGTAAGCAATTTATTGGGTTTGCGTAAAGCAAAAGAATTCGAAGAAGGGTTTGACGCCTCATTGGCCGGTCAGACTTTGCATGCTCTATTGAAAAACTTCTTTCAGGCACTCAAAACGGAAGAAAATAAATCCCATTCAACGATTCATGGTGGTGCAGATGCAAGACGTCAATGGATGATTGATCATCTGATGAAGTTTTCTGAAAAAGAATTCGAGAAGCTTATCGCTGGCGACGCCAGAATATTAGGAACTTTAAGGGATTGGCAAAAACAGATACCAAGCTTTGTCGATTGGCAGCTCAAGCGTGAGAGTGAAGGCTGGCGCTACCATGATGCTGAGTTGTCTATTGGCTTTAATTTGTCGATTACCGACCCGAACGGAATCAAGCGAGATATTCGCATTGCCGGGCGCGCTGATCGATTTGATATTCATGAGTCTGACGCCAGTGCGGCAGCGGTAATTGACTATAAAAATCAAAAGATCAAGAAAATTACTCAACGTGCTGAGAGTATTCTGGATGATCCACAGCTATTGATATATGCCAGGGGCGCAAGCGAGAACCCAGTTGAGGCACGTATACCGGGACGAGGGGTAGAGCAGGCCGAATGGGTCACGCTGCGGGCGGATCTCAAGGATGCAGAAAAGATTGTTCGTGTTCACCCAGTTGAGGATATGCCTGCAGTGATGGCAGAGTTTTCCGAACAGGTGGTGAAAGACTTAAATGATTTATGGGCACGCAAACCCATGACAGCATTCGCACCCGATAGCGTATGTCAATACTGTGAAGCCAGAGGTATATGCAGGAAGGGGATGTGGTGA